The following coding sequences are from one Candidatus Kapaibacterium sp. window:
- a CDS encoding MFS transporter: MLNLIQMIERLAYSALVLQMAVYISQKDIVGGLHWEHTTKGMIFFVWALVQNLIPVLTGGLADKFGRKNMIFISIFFAIIGFYLFAFQREFTGVMTAAVFVGIGLGSFKPALQGLISNSMRDKFTSIGWGLNIMLINVAFFFAPALSKYLEEISWQIFFIVTGSILIIIIPLLFFIKDDKDKIQNEPSITIKEILIGVLRPQILSFVIIMGGFAIIYMQFYETLPNFIYDWVDTSQVAIALNLPDYMLMTTSLGTMIDFKWLYTLNSSFIVLGVVTVSWLMSGVKLRYAIMFGITTASLGLFVSGATQVGSMAVLGMLIYTLGEMITNPRYLEYMASLGTKSRRSVYLGYLNISFAIGLAGGSLLGGYLYNEYSEKSSLAMRYLESQQVDMTEITHSNAMDKVVMLTKTSIQESTSMLWDLYSPNKIWYIFLGIGIFSTLLIYLHSRIYQNQPLR; the protein is encoded by the coding sequence TTGCTTAATTTAATTCAAATGATTGAGCGACTTGCATATTCGGCATTAGTTTTGCAAATGGCAGTTTATATTTCCCAAAAAGATATTGTCGGCGGATTGCATTGGGAACACACAACGAAGGGTATGATTTTTTTCGTGTGGGCATTAGTGCAGAATTTAATACCGGTTCTGACGGGTGGTTTGGCAGATAAGTTTGGCAGAAAAAATATGATATTTATATCAATATTTTTTGCAATAATAGGCTTTTATTTATTTGCATTTCAACGCGAATTTACCGGAGTTATGACTGCAGCAGTTTTTGTAGGAATCGGGTTGGGTAGCTTCAAACCTGCTTTGCAAGGATTAATTTCCAATTCGATGCGCGATAAATTCACATCAATCGGCTGGGGATTAAATATTATGCTGATTAATGTTGCATTCTTTTTTGCTCCTGCCCTATCGAAATATTTAGAAGAAATATCGTGGCAAATTTTCTTTATCGTGACAGGCTCAATTTTAATAATTATTATTCCATTATTATTTTTTATTAAAGATGATAAAGACAAAATTCAAAACGAGCCTTCAATCACAATTAAGGAAATTTTAATCGGTGTTTTACGCCCTCAAATTTTGAGTTTTGTGATAATTATGGGTGGTTTTGCGATTATTTATATGCAGTTTTACGAAACATTGCCCAATTTTATCTATGATTGGGTGGACACTTCGCAAGTGGCAATAGCATTAAATTTGCCGGATTATATGCTCATGACGACATCACTCGGGACTATGATTGATTTCAAATGGCTTTATACGCTCAATTCGAGTTTTATCGTACTTGGAGTTGTGACGGTTTCATGGCTGATGTCCGGTGTGAAACTTAGATATGCGATTATGTTTGGAATAACGACCGCTAGTCTTGGGCTATTTGTGTCGGGAGCGACTCAAGTTGGTTCGATGGCAGTGCTTGGGATGCTGATTTATACTTTGGGCGAAATGATTACAAATCCGCGATACCTTGAATATATGGCATCGCTCGGCACCAAATCACGTCGCTCGGTATATTTGGGCTATCTCAACATCTCTTTTGCGATTGGTCTTGCGGGTGGCTCCTTGCTTGGAGGCTATCTATATAATGAGTATAGCGAGAAAAGCTCGCTTGCAATGCGGTATTTGGAGTCTCAACAAGTGGATATGACCGAAATCACACATTCCAATGCTATGGATAAGGTGGTTATGTTGACCAAAACTTCGATTCAAGAGTCAACTTCAATGCTTTGGGACTTATATTCGCCCAACAAAATTTGGTACATTTTCTTAGGTATCGGAATCTTTTCCACATTGCTAATTTATTTGCATTCAAGAATTTACCAAAATCAACCGTTAAGATAA
- a CDS encoding S49 family peptidase has product MSLNNEESGTRPNQPSMPPYPPPPYQRKRSSGWVIPLVVIGALIVVFFIFIAIMFASLGSMFESKQITVKENSVLYLTFDDGLQEYSKQSPFSIFTGNKGGASFLQTLRAIENAKTDDNIKGIYIKPGLTGIGWAKAIEMQDALEDFKSSGKFIYAFMEMGGEGQYFHTLPADTIFVPSEGLVEMNGFAVTSMFFTGLFEKLGIKYQQSI; this is encoded by the coding sequence ATGAGTCTAAATAATGAAGAAAGTGGAACAAGACCAAATCAACCGTCTATGCCACCATATCCTCCCCCGCCATATCAAAGAAAGCGTAGTTCAGGTTGGGTAATCCCACTCGTAGTAATCGGTGCTTTAATAGTAGTTTTCTTTATTTTTATTGCAATTATGTTTGCTTCTTTAGGTTCAATGTTCGAATCTAAGCAAATCACAGTGAAAGAAAATTCTGTTCTTTATTTGACATTTGATGACGGATTACAAGAATACAGCAAACAAAGCCCCTTTAGTATATTCACAGGCAATAAAGGTGGCGCTTCATTCTTGCAAACATTGCGCGCTATTGAAAATGCCAAAACCGATGATAATATAAAAGGGATATATATAAAACCCGGCTTGACCGGAATTGGTTGGGCAAAAGCAATAGAAATGCAAGACGCTCTCGAAGATTTCAAATCCTCAGGTAAATTTATTTATGCCTTTATGGAAATGGGCGGCGAAGGTCAATATTTCCACACTTTGCCTGCTGATACCATTTTCGTGCCGAGCGAAGGCTTAGTCGAAATGAACGGTTTTGCAGTGACATCTATGTTCTTTACCGGTTTGTTCGAGAAACTCGGGATTAAATATCAGCAGAGTATTTGA
- the sppA gene encoding signal peptide peptidase SppA encodes MFSKKKYTDSARHQIEVIIKQRMDNFVNAIAKYRNLDKEFIIQSLNTGYYTADSLKALGFIDVMAQEMSVLEFIKYRANGDEYNFPLNVHESADSYTDIDYEGKLRFISPSAYISTIKSNKDDIHDENIHIAIINGVGGINSGRDNSFSDDYSIRSGDYVRQLRKAREDENVKAIILRIDSPGGSVIGSDEIWEEIIKTRKVKPVYASMSDVAASGGYYMAMACDTIIAHPATITGSIGVVLAIPNFTGTMDKLGITTDTIASNKSAQFLNTLYPFDDASKQKLYTISKAMYDRFLNKVAQSRNMTYDEVRSLARGRVWTGEDAMKHNLIDALGGLDDAIDMVKNRLGIPLDKKVYVRSFPEAEDEMVAFLRLLGLGDDNDSDLKYKSNFVEALGFSQNQYTSVMEMMPKAIQPHLKHALDMYQMSEKENVLMSMPYLIEIK; translated from the coding sequence ATGTTTTCAAAGAAAAAATATACAGATTCTGCTCGTCACCAAATTGAAGTGATAATCAAGCAAAGAATGGATAATTTTGTCAATGCCATAGCAAAGTACCGGAATTTGGATAAGGAATTCATCATTCAATCATTAAATACAGGCTACTACACCGCCGACAGTCTCAAAGCATTAGGATTTATTGATGTTATGGCTCAAGAGATGAGTGTGCTCGAATTTATCAAATACAGAGCAAATGGCGACGAATACAATTTCCCATTGAATGTTCATGAATCAGCCGATTCTTACACAGATATAGATTATGAAGGGAAACTCAGATTTATTTCACCATCGGCTTATATTTCGACTATAAAATCAAATAAGGATGATATTCATGACGAAAATATTCATATCGCAATTATCAATGGCGTAGGTGGAATCAATTCCGGTCGTGATAATTCTTTCAGCGATGATTATTCGATTCGTTCCGGTGATTATGTTCGCCAACTCCGCAAAGCCAGGGAAGACGAAAATGTGAAAGCGATTATCCTTCGCATTGATAGTCCCGGCGGCTCTGTAATAGGTTCAGATGAAATTTGGGAAGAAATCATCAAAACTCGTAAGGTGAAACCTGTTTACGCTTCGATGAGTGATGTAGCTGCATCCGGCGGATATTACATGGCTATGGCTTGCGATACAATCATTGCACATCCTGCAACAATAACAGGGTCAATCGGTGTAGTTCTCGCTATTCCAAATTTTACAGGCACAATGGATAAACTCGGTATCACAACAGACACAATAGCATCCAACAAATCAGCACAATTCTTAAATACACTTTATCCATTCGATGATGCTTCAAAGCAAAAATTATATACAATTTCAAAAGCAATGTATGACCGCTTTTTGAACAAAGTCGCACAAAGCCGCAACATGACTTATGATGAAGTACGCTCATTGGCTCGTGGCAGAGTTTGGACAGGCGAAGATGCAATGAAACACAATCTCATAGATGCTCTCGGTGGATTGGATGATGCAATTGACATGGTGAAAAATAGATTGGGAATTCCACTTGATAAAAAAGTTTATGTCAGGTCATTCCCCGAAGCCGAAGATGAAATGGTCGCATTTTTAAGATTATTAGGTTTGGGAGATGATAACGATAGCGATTTAAAATATAAGTCAAATTTTGTTGAAGCTCTCGGATTCAGCCAAAACCAATACACATCAGTAATGGAAATGATGCCAAAAGCAATCCAACCACATTTGAAACATGCTTTAGATATGTACCAAATGTCAGAAAAAGAAAACGTATTAATGTCAATGCCTTATTTGATTGAAATCAAATAG
- a CDS encoding TonB dependent receptor, translated as MKFTIKIVLVFLFCQLSLFSQEGSLTGKVVDSESSKAIRDATVSIITIPDSSRSTQSTSQSGDFSFDEVKRGKYLIRITHVAYMPIERIFDFDGKSLDMGNLFLLPASSMTDEVTVTGQSVTAELMGDTTQFNASAFKTTQDASAEDLVRKMPGVIVEDGQTKTQGETIKEVLVDGRPFMGDDPTAALKNLPAEMIDKIQVFDRRSDQAAFTGNDDGETSKTLNIITRADMRNASFGKVYAGYGTDDRYNAGGIVNFFSGDSRFAILFQTNNLNNQNFASEDLLGVMGASSGRGLPPGARPGGRRPGGGGSLRRGGADINDFMVSQQSGIVTTNAFGINYSDNWTENFEVTGSYFLNHTENDRREDILREYILNTPESQRSEEISESLSYNWNHRFNMRIKYNIDSSNYMIIRPRMSFQSNDGVSLTNTGLQIDNQLANNTQTDFDSQLKGMNLSNDLFYGHRFAKKGRVFSVQLSTSYNENSGDNRQKSIFEEYYDSDFFSDSLSQFGELDKNGYEIETELEYTEPLFEFLSIQFEYENTMRRDKSDKLTYIESNDPETLLMPVVSPTLSSMYESDLMTHVAGVSLRYNNAGLMASLRMNNEWNTLENASQYPNSFDEKRQYNNILPRFFMRYEFDKESNLRMFYRNRVSLPSIDQLQVVLNNSNPMNLSTGNTNLNESSRHDLMIRYSKVNQQNSDMFFAMMAFGKSDSYISKNTFIAARDTMLYEGINLPAGGQFTFPINIDGFNSMRSFLSYGKYVGLLKSNVNLTGSFDFSQIPSIINEQRNVAESKNISLNAVVSSNISTELDFTVSTTSMLNYVTNSLVKDLNSDYFIQKSSLRLNWIFLGGFVVESNFEHQYYKGLSEAINPNVYLWNLSFGRKFLKDNRAELRITAFDVLKQNNAITRNISDSYIDDVRSNVLQQYFLLNFTYNLRIYNL; from the coding sequence ATGAAATTTACCATAAAAATTGTATTAGTGTTTCTATTTTGTCAATTGTCACTCTTCTCGCAAGAAGGGAGTTTGACGGGCAAAGTGGTCGATTCCGAATCATCAAAAGCTATTCGAGATGCGACAGTAAGCATTATAACTATACCCGATTCGAGCAGAAGCACTCAATCAACTAGTCAAAGTGGCGATTTCAGCTTCGACGAAGTCAAGCGTGGCAAGTATCTCATCCGAATTACTCATGTCGCATATATGCCGATAGAGAGGATTTTCGATTTCGACGGCAAATCACTCGATATGGGCAATCTTTTCTTGCTCCCCGCAAGCTCGATGACTGATGAAGTTACAGTTACGGGACAATCCGTTACTGCGGAATTGATGGGCGATACTACCCAATTCAACGCTTCTGCATTCAAAACAACTCAAGATGCAAGTGCGGAAGATTTGGTGAGGAAAATGCCGGGAGTAATCGTTGAGGACGGTCAGACCAAAACTCAAGGCGAAACTATTAAAGAGGTGTTGGTTGACGGGCGTCCTTTTATGGGAGACGACCCAACTGCCGCACTGAAAAATTTACCCGCTGAAATGATTGATAAAATCCAAGTTTTCGACCGACGTAGCGACCAAGCCGCCTTCACTGGAAACGATGATGGCGAAACTTCTAAGACTTTGAATATAATCACAAGAGCAGACATGCGAAATGCTTCCTTCGGCAAGGTATATGCGGGCTATGGGACTGACGACCGCTATAATGCAGGTGGTATAGTGAATTTTTTTAGTGGTGATTCGCGTTTTGCGATTTTATTCCAAACAAATAATTTGAATAACCAAAATTTTGCTTCTGAAGATTTATTAGGCGTGATGGGAGCATCTTCAGGTAGAGGTTTGCCTCCGGGTGCCAGACCCGGTGGTCGTCGTCCCGGGGGTGGTGGCTCCTTAAGACGTGGTGGAGCTGACATCAACGATTTCATGGTCTCTCAACAATCCGGTATTGTCACTACAAATGCTTTTGGTATCAATTATTCGGATAATTGGACTGAAAACTTTGAAGTGACTGGCTCCTACTTTTTGAATCATACCGAAAATGACCGTCGTGAAGATATTTTACGCGAATACATTTTGAATACCCCTGAATCGCAAAGGTCTGAAGAAATTTCCGAGAGTTTATCCTATAACTGGAATCATCGTTTCAATATGCGAATAAAGTACAATATTGATTCGTCAAATTATATGATAATCAGACCCCGCATGTCCTTCCAATCTAACGATGGAGTGTCTCTGACAAATACAGGACTGCAGATTGACAATCAATTAGCAAATAATACTCAAACTGATTTTGATTCGCAACTGAAGGGAATGAATTTATCCAATGACCTGTTTTACGGACATAGATTTGCTAAAAAAGGACGCGTATTTTCAGTTCAACTTTCAACTTCCTACAATGAGAACAGCGGAGACAATAGACAAAAGTCAATTTTTGAAGAATATTACGATTCCGACTTTTTTTCAGATTCACTTAGCCAATTCGGCGAACTTGATAAAAACGGTTATGAAATAGAAACCGAACTCGAATATACAGAACCTTTGTTTGAATTTTTATCGATACAATTTGAATATGAAAACACTATGCGACGAGATAAATCCGACAAATTGACATATATTGAAAGTAATGACCCCGAAACTCTGTTAATGCCTGTCGTAAGCCCAACATTGTCAAGTATGTACGAATCGGATTTGATGACTCACGTTGCAGGTGTTTCGCTTAGATACAACAATGCCGGACTGATGGCATCACTGCGAATGAATAATGAATGGAATACTTTGGAGAATGCCTCGCAATATCCGAATAGTTTTGACGAAAAGCGACAGTACAACAATATCCTACCGCGATTTTTCATGCGATACGAATTCGACAAGGAATCAAATCTGAGGATGTTTTATCGTAACCGAGTAAGTTTGCCTTCGATAGACCAATTGCAAGTAGTCTTGAATAATAGTAATCCTATGAATTTATCAACCGGTAATACAAATTTAAACGAAAGCAGCCGACACGATTTGATGATTCGATATTCTAAAGTAAATCAACAAAATTCAGACATGTTTTTTGCGATGATGGCATTTGGCAAATCCGACAGCTACATTTCTAAAAATACCTTCATTGCGGCTCGCGATACGATGCTTTACGAAGGTATAAACTTGCCTGCAGGCGGTCAATTTACTTTCCCTATAAATATTGACGGCTTCAATTCAATGCGTTCATTTTTGAGTTACGGGAAATATGTGGGCTTGCTAAAATCCAATGTGAATTTGACGGGTTCGTTCGATTTCAGCCAGATTCCAAGCATAATAAATGAACAACGCAACGTTGCCGAATCCAAGAATATTTCACTAAACGCAGTCGTTAGCTCAAACATAAGCACAGAACTCGATTTCACGGTTTCGACAACTTCAATGTTAAATTATGTGACAAATTCGCTCGTTAAAGATTTGAACTCGGATTACTTTATACAAAAATCTTCACTAAGATTGAATTGGATATTTTTGGGGGGATTTGTAGTCGAATCAAATTTCGAGCATCAGTATTACAAAGGGCTTTCTGAAGCTATCAATCCAAATGTTTACCTATGGAATCTGAGTTTTGGTAGAAAATTCCTCAAGGACAATAGAGCCGAGTTGCGTATAACCGCTTTTGACGTGCTTAAGCAAAATAATGCCATTACGCGGAACATTTCCGATTCTTACATTGATGACGTCCGCTCGAACGTGTTGCAGCAATACTTCTTGCTGAATTTCACTTATAATCTGAGAATTTATAATTTATAG
- a CDS encoding DsrE family protein has product MQKILIIINDAPYGTEKAYNALRMAMTLQKEHSEKVEIKIFLLADAVLCGLPNQNTPNGYYNIERMIKSVIQKGGEVKSCGGCSEARGIDKISFIEGVKLSNMKEFAQWTVDCSKVLTF; this is encoded by the coding sequence ATGCAAAAAATTTTGATTATCATCAATGACGCCCCTTATGGGACTGAAAAAGCATACAATGCTTTAAGAATGGCTATGACTTTGCAAAAAGAACATAGCGAGAAAGTAGAAATTAAAATTTTCCTATTGGCGGATGCTGTTTTATGTGGTCTTCCTAATCAGAACACTCCAAATGGTTATTATAATATTGAAAGGATGATAAAATCTGTAATCCAAAAAGGAGGAGAAGTCAAGAGTTGTGGAGGATGTTCCGAAGCTCGTGGGATTGATAAAATTTCATTCATTGAAGGCGTGAAATTAAGCAATATGAAAGAATTTGCCCAATGGACTGTTGATTGCAGCAAAGTATTAACATTTTAA
- a CDS encoding oligopeptide transporter, OPT family produces the protein MEHVNTGKSELPENAYRELNPGEEYKPVMPAGQVFPEVTAYSVGMGLLMAVIFSAAAAFSGLKIGQVFEAAIPISIIAVGASSFFKKKGALGQNVIIQSIGASSGVIVAGAIFTIPALYILQYKYPEIEVNFFQIFFSSLFGGFLGILFLIPFRKYFVKDMHGKFPFPEAKATTEILMTGESGGKQAGILIVSGLIGGLFDFMFHSVKLWSEVVTSKILPIGASLADNAKIVMKLNVSALIFSFGYLVGLKFATIIVVGSLLSWLVLIPLMNAMGNIIAGPEGVGFFSAMSAEDIFRLYVRPIGIGAIAMAGVIGIIKSSGVIGSAFKLAVVGLFGGKDGKEEAVLRTQKDIKMTFVIFLALFTIIAIFIFLMLGTSVTMTQALIALATLVIIAFLFTTVAANAIAIVGTNPVSGMTLMTLIVSSIVLAQAGLQGPQGMVSALIIGGIVCTALSMAGGFITDLKIGYWLGSTPAKQESWKFLGTLVSAATVGVVIYILSQAYGFVKTDVFTDPLVAPQANAMAAVIEPLMLQGAEIHWMLFVVGAIIAVLVNWLKISPLAFALGMFIPLDLNTPLIVGGLLAHYIGKSSKDEKLATARSQRGTLIASGFIAGAALFGVLGALILFMNNIGWINLSLNSKLWSEGAIGSEVLGLVMFILLVVYFVWETMRAKPDND, from the coding sequence ATGGAACATGTTAACACCGGTAAAAGCGAACTACCTGAAAACGCTTACCGTGAGCTAAATCCCGGCGAAGAGTACAAACCTGTAATGCCTGCGGGACAAGTTTTCCCCGAAGTCACTGCGTATTCTGTCGGTATGGGTTTGTTGATGGCTGTAATCTTTTCTGCTGCTGCTGCATTCTCGGGCTTGAAAATCGGACAAGTTTTCGAAGCCGCAATTCCAATCTCAATTATTGCCGTCGGGGCATCATCTTTTTTCAAGAAGAAGGGAGCTCTTGGGCAAAACGTTATCATTCAATCAATCGGTGCAAGCTCCGGTGTGATTGTGGCGGGTGCTATCTTCACGATTCCCGCTTTGTATATTTTGCAATATAAATATCCCGAAATTGAAGTAAATTTCTTCCAAATATTTTTCTCGTCGCTATTTGGCGGCTTCCTCGGAATACTATTTCTGATTCCGTTCCGAAAATACTTTGTCAAAGACATGCACGGCAAATTTCCATTCCCTGAAGCAAAAGCTACAACCGAAATCCTAATGACGGGCGAATCCGGTGGCAAACAAGCCGGTATCTTGATTGTCAGCGGGCTTATCGGTGGACTTTTTGATTTCATGTTCCATTCAGTCAAGCTATGGTCAGAAGTTGTGACATCGAAAATTTTACCGATTGGCGCCTCTTTGGCAGACAACGCAAAAATAGTAATGAAACTCAACGTGTCGGCGCTTATATTCAGTTTTGGGTATCTTGTTGGGCTCAAATTTGCGACAATTATCGTCGTTGGTTCTTTACTTTCATGGTTGGTTTTGATTCCTCTAATGAATGCAATGGGCAATATTATTGCAGGTCCCGAAGGTGTCGGCTTTTTCTCGGCAATGTCCGCTGAAGATATTTTCAGATTATATGTCCGCCCGATTGGTATCGGTGCAATTGCAATGGCAGGCGTTATCGGTATAATTAAATCGTCGGGCGTAATCGGCAGTGCTTTCAAATTAGCCGTTGTTGGGCTATTTGGTGGCAAAGACGGCAAAGAAGAAGCTGTTCTCAGGACTCAAAAAGATATTAAAATGACATTTGTAATATTTTTAGCATTGTTTACAATTATTGCAATTTTCATTTTCTTAATGTTGGGCACATCTGTCACTATGACCCAAGCATTGATTGCTTTGGCTACATTAGTGATTATCGCCTTCTTATTCACAACCGTTGCAGCTAATGCAATCGCGATTGTTGGTACGAATCCAGTTTCGGGTATGACGCTGATGACATTAATTGTCTCTTCGATAGTGTTGGCTCAAGCTGGTTTGCAAGGACCTCAAGGCATGGTTAGTGCACTGATTATCGGCGGTATCGTTTGTACAGCACTTTCAATGGCGGGTGGTTTTATCACAGACTTGAAAATAGGCTATTGGTTGGGTTCCACTCCGGCTAAGCAGGAATCATGGAAATTCTTGGGAACTCTTGTTTCAGCGGCGACTGTAGGCGTGGTAATTTACATTTTGAGCCAAGCATATGGCTTTGTAAAGACTGACGTTTTCACAGACCCATTAGTCGCACCGCAAGCAAATGCTATGGCGGCAGTGATTGAGCCATTGATGTTGCAAGGCGCCGAAATTCATTGGATGCTATTTGTCGTAGGTGCTATTATAGCAGTTCTTGTGAATTGGCTCAAAATCTCGCCTCTCGCCTTTGCATTGGGTATGTTTATTCCATTAGATTTGAACACACCGCTAATAGTCGGCGGTTTGTTGGCTCACTACATCGGTAAGAGTAGCAAGGACGAAAAACTCGCTACCGCACGTAGCCAACGCGGCACATTGATTGCATCGGGCTTTATAGCAGGTGCAGCACTATTTGGCGTTTTAGGAGCATTGATACTATTCATGAACAACATTGGCTGGATTAATCTCAGCCTGAACTCCAAACTATGGTCTGAAGGAGCGATTGGTTCCGAAGTTCTCGGTTTGGTGATGTTCATTTTGTTAGTCGTCTATTTCGTTTGGGAGACGATGCGCGCAAAGCCGGATAACGATTAA
- a CDS encoding T9SS type A sorting domain-containing protein, whose translation MFSKALLKIFIVMLILIPASLSAQQLFIKNVGQWDCDIMYSGSGEGYKIVIARSGIYINHQQVNKAEENQDEFGNKINEVLFSSDNIRLNFVSSNIEDNIMENIISGKLSSITAEFWNYGPNSDWYWDVPCYEEIVISDIYPDISMKFYYESNNIRYDFELGASANSNEIKMLVQGAQSSEIIDNELIIKTKLGEIRNGKIKTFINSNGEEIPTSIKMNKTGEIQFDLAQYNKEDKITIDPLVYASYVYNPIKLDANYSNYDFVNHEGEYWLVPNDYLYQKQNLYDYTDTLYHNMINYEINNYGNILVYNQDLNKIKRLIFTGNNYLSSLVFKDDYLFYFTGLSREAQSFHSVNKVFDTELCILKINYKNRTIDNGIALNRFPIKMVIDSKNRIVLTYGYQNGDDVLTENAFYSGCDSAYSKDCKYPHFAVINEKMDSILYSTLIPYSNKLIAYDVIDPGLLIDSKDNIYIIGRVNDHFIDNYDNIIGEIYSKKVGINSSNIITSVHKFDKDFNFIKSTAIIFSLTAHCLINSNDDLILIGNVHSGYRDYFKIHEDCINQENETWDFSRAGFMMIDKDLNYLRSGIMPGDAINDFFNIIGPHYLPPNGGSAATLDKQDNIYLVSEVPYLYSSKYPLVNEKSYKAVQTGENYFPDIGITKISSDLTKILYSTVYGGSYLDASGHIDVQDSVVTIVGVTNSFDLFMTNDANIFYRTSEEYENMFVLKIVNTLTTVEDSPKDKPYIYPNPAYSYIELPESLTKRYSQYSIHDLPGRTLVTKRLQDYRIDISTLPRGTYNLVLTNTTNMVSYLFVKTE comes from the coding sequence ATGTTTAGCAAAGCACTTTTGAAAATTTTCATCGTGATGTTGATTCTCATTCCTGCATCACTTTCAGCTCAGCAACTCTTCATCAAAAATGTTGGGCAATGGGATTGTGACATAATGTATTCGGGAAGTGGTGAAGGTTACAAGATAGTTATCGCCAGAAGCGGTATATACATTAATCATCAACAAGTTAACAAAGCCGAAGAAAATCAAGATGAATTTGGAAATAAAATAAATGAAGTATTATTTAGTAGTGATAATATACGACTCAATTTTGTTAGTTCAAATATTGAAGATAATATCATGGAGAATATAATATCAGGTAAATTATCAAGTATTACAGCAGAATTTTGGAATTATGGTCCGAATAGTGATTGGTATTGGGATGTGCCTTGCTACGAAGAAATAGTGATTTCTGATATTTATCCCGATATTTCTATGAAATTTTATTACGAGAGCAATAATATTCGTTACGATTTCGAACTTGGAGCATCAGCTAACTCGAATGAAATAAAAATGTTAGTGCAGGGCGCCCAGAGTAGTGAAATAATTGACAATGAATTAATTATCAAAACAAAACTTGGTGAAATCCGAAATGGAAAAATCAAAACATTTATTAATTCAAATGGTGAAGAAATCCCTACGTCTATAAAAATGAATAAAACAGGAGAAATTCAATTTGATTTAGCTCAATATAATAAAGAAGATAAAATCACTATTGACCCTCTTGTTTATGCATCGTATGTTTATAATCCAATTAAATTAGATGCTAATTATTCTAATTATGATTTTGTGAATCATGAAGGCGAATATTGGTTGGTTCCTAATGATTATCTTTATCAGAAGCAAAATCTTTATGATTATACTGATACACTATATCATAATATGATTAATTATGAAATTAATAATTATGGAAATATTTTAGTTTACAATCAAGATTTAAATAAGATAAAGAGGTTAATATTTACAGGGAATAATTATCTTAGCTCATTAGTTTTTAAAGATGATTATTTATTTTACTTTACCGGATTAAGTCGTGAAGCTCAAAGTTTTCATTCTGTAAACAAAGTTTTCGATACTGAATTATGTATTTTAAAAATTAATTATAAAAATAGGACAATTGATAATGGCATAGCACTAAATCGTTTTCCTATAAAAATGGTGATAGATTCAAAGAATCGTATCGTTTTAACTTATGGTTATCAAAATGGTGACGATGTGTTAACAGAAAATGCTTTTTATAGTGGTTGCGATTCAGCATATAGTAAAGATTGTAAGTACCCTCATTTCGCTGTTATAAACGAAAAGATGGATTCAATTTTATACTCTACACTTATTCCCTATTCAAATAAATTAATTGCTTATGATGTTATTGATCCGGGCTTACTAATTGATTCCAAAGATAATATTTATATTATTGGAAGAGTTAATGACCATTTTATTGATAATTATGATAATATAATAGGTGAAATATATTCTAAGAAAGTTGGGATAAATTCTTCGAATATTATAACATCAGTTCATAAATTTGATAAAGATTTTAATTTTATCAAATCAACTGCGATAATATTTTCTTTAACAGCTCATTGTTTAATAAATTCTAATGACGATTTAATATTAATAGGAAATGTTCATTCCGGATATAGAGATTATTTCAAAATACATGAAGATTGTATTAACCAAGAAAATGAAACATGGGATTTCTCACGTGCCGGCTTTATGATGATTGATAAAGATTTGAATTATTTACGTTCAGGAATTATGCCCGGAGATGCAATAAATGATTTTTTTAATATTATTGGTCCTCATTATTTACCTCCCAATGGTGGTTCAGCCGCAACATTAGACAAGCAAGATAATATTTATTTAGTTTCTGAAGTTCCATATTTATACTCTTCAAAATATCCTCTTGTAAATGAAAAAAGCTATAAAGCCGTGCAAACAGGAGAAAATTATTTTCCAGACATAGGAATAACAAAAATTAGTTCAGATTTGACAAAAATATTGTATTCTACTGTTTATGGTGGAAGTTATTTAGATGCATCCGGTCATATAGATGTACAAGATTCTGTTGTTACGATTGTTGGAGTGACAAATTCCTTTGATTTATTTATGACAAATGATGCTAACATATTTTATCGAACTTCTGAAGAATATGAAAATATGTTTGTTCTAAAAATTGTCAATACCCTAACCACAGTCGAAGATTCCCCCAAAGACAAACCATACATTTATCCTAACCCGGCATATTCTTATATCGAATTGCCCGAATCACTCACAAAACGTTACTCACAGTATTCCATACACGATTTACCTGGTAGAACTCTCGTGACCAAGCGTCTCCAGGACTATCGGATTGATATTTCAACTCTTCCCAGAGGCACATACAACTTAGTCCTCACAAATACTACTAATATGGTCTCATACTTGTTTGTAAAAACTGAGTAG